The following are encoded in a window of Fusarium verticillioides 7600 chromosome 6, whole genome shotgun sequence genomic DNA:
- a CDS encoding mating-type protein MAT-1, whose translation MELLINAAKDEQKVAALNDLSKIATMRAVSQTSPNRLAEALLSPHMLIEMLDLFGHEFLPVFEDQLKPHGALGTADSKAKRPLNAFMAFRTYYLKLFPDTQQKNASGFLTQLWGGDPHRNKWALIAKVYSFLRDQLGKSTVNLSAFLGIACPLMNMVEPSLYIEVLGWQQIASQGIVTFQQNTDVMKANLACPVNAQPTTEIDLLTSVLSAGYYTDFSQVLLMRMWACQNGIMTTTSATAGNSVATTQPLYESVPTTSEKTSFINAVRESRNLAAQDLFGAQYDAALFGNRFVHSWEVQDLASFQNVQISVADSPMESNTLYNFHMDRHYRPQASEFDLYDVIDTGIIDISSAWSIDQYLHEKQSKMHQQCQYFLSKNSDYY comes from the exons ATGGAACTGCTGATCAACGCTGCCAAGGATGAGCAAAAGGTTGCAGCCTTGAACGACTTGTCCAAGATCGCAACGATGCGTGCTGTCTCTCAGACTTCTCCAAACCGTCTGGCTGAGGCTCTCTTATCTCCTCACATGTTGATTGAAATGCTTGACCTGTTCGGTCATGAGTTTCTTCCTGTCTTCGAAGACCAACTCAAACCTCATGGCGCTCTGGGTACTGCGGATTCGAAGGCTAAGCGCCCTCTTAACGCCTTCATGGCCTTTCGCA CCTACTATCTGAAGCTATTCCCCGACACCCAGCAGAAGAATGCCTCCGGTTTCCTGACTCAGCTCTGGGGCGGCGACCCTCACCGAAACAAATGGGCCCTGATTGCTAAAGTCTATTCCTTTCTCCGCGATCAACTCGGCAAGAGTACCGTTAACTTGTCCGCATTCCTTGGTATCGCTTGCCCTTTGATGAACATGGTTGAACCCTCCTTGTATATTGAGGTCCTTGGCTGGCAGCAaattgcttctcaaggcatcGTGACATTTCAGCAAAACACTGATGTCATGAAGGCGAACCTGGCATGCCCTGTCAATGCCCAACCCACCACCGAgatcgatcttctcaccagcGTCCTGTCTGCTGGTTACTACACGGACTTCTCTCAGGTTCTCCTGATGCGCATGTGGGCTTGCCAGAATGGCATCATGACCACTACCAGTGCTACTGCTGGTAACAGTGTCGCCACTACTCAACCGCTCTACGAGTCTGTTCCAACAACCTCCGAAAAAACCAGTTTCATCAACGCAGTTCGCGAGAGCCGCAACCTTGCTGCTCAGGATCTTTTTGGTGCCCAATACGACGCCGCCTTGTTCGGAAATCGTTTCGTTCATTCATGGGAAGTGCAGGACCTCGCTTCGTTCCAGAATGTTCAGATTTCTGTGGCAGACTCGCCTATGGAGAGCAACACTCTCTACAACTTCCACATGGATCGGCACTACCGCCCTCAGGCTTCTGAGTTCGACCTCTACGATGTCATCGACACAGGCATCATTGACATCTCCAGCGCCTGGTCTATTGACCAGTACCTGCATGAGAAGCAATCCAAGATGCATCAGCAGTGTCAGTACTTCCTGTCCAAAAACTCCGATTATTACTGA
- a CDS encoding 40S ribosomal protein S9 → MPPRAHSKTSRVPRRPFESARLDSELKLVGEYGLRNKREVWRVGLTLSKIRRAARQLLTLDEKDPKRLFEGNALIRRLVRVGVLDESRMKLDYVLALKIEDFLERRLQTCVWKLGLAKSIHHARVLIRQRHIRVGKQIVNVPSFIVRLDSQKHIDFALTSPFGGGRPGRVRRKKAAAAAGGEGGEDEEDEE, encoded by the exons ATGCCTCCCCGCGCCCACTCCAAGACCTCTCGTGTCCCCCGCCGACCCTTCGAGTCTGCCCGACT TGACTCCGAGTTGAAGCTCGTTGGCGAGTATGGCCTGCGCAACAAGCGTGAGGTCTGGCGAGTCGGTCTGACTCTGTCCAAGATCCGTCGTGCTGCCCG TCAGCTTCTTACcctcgacgagaaggacCCCAAGCGTCTCTTCGAAGGCAATGCCCTCATTCGACGTCTCGTCCGTGTCGGTGTCCTTGACGAGTCCCGCATGAAGCTCGATTACGTCCTGGCTCTTAAGATCGAGGATTTCCTTGAGCGCCGTCTCCAGACCTGTGTCTGGAAGCTCGGTCTTGCCAAGTCTATCCACCACGCCCGTGTTCTGATCCGCCAGCGTCACATCCGAGTCGGAAAGCAGATCGTCAACGTTCCCTCTTTCATCGTCCGTCTCGACTCCCAGAAGCACATCGACTTCGCTCTGACCTCGCCCTTCGGCGGTGGCCGTCCCGGCCGTGTCCGCAGAAAGAAGgccgccgctgctgctggcggCGAGGGTggtgaggacgaggaggacgaggagtAA
- a CDS encoding DNA polymerase zeta subunit, which produces MDLFRVRLNCIDHYQATPSRYDPQLRNDIRPSQISKGPRVPVVRVFGSTETGQKVCAHIHGAFPYLYVEYEGGLSPDEVGAYIYRFHLSIDHALAVSYRRDQKGDSARFVARITLVKGVPFYGFHVGYRFFLKIYMFNPIVMTRLADLLQQGVIMKNKFQPYEAHLQYLLQFMTDFNLYGCDYLDASITRFRSPVPEYEQGSNSSHKWHSRSISMNHITDETTLPRSSHCSIEVDICVQDIINRHKVKERPLHHDFTERTNPLPADMKLVYSMAGLWKDETKRRKRKMQDPTEGSSPFPPEVLVSMSANARDSQPQGWLHEEEFRTEIRKLISEEKLSGDSEELTFEKFAKPHPYEEHVNTTLESVEDLFPSKLAPALGLPLGVEMEQDLRSSIVVDEGKVRQAGEAHNDFYPEDSDEDAIAALVAIEKAAAKVSRGPTNQLPEEDLELAAALNISPDKFDKKTFWKSALGVCQSGLVTGELPDLPVNQELLDYAENEGFIGRTEKTPTITLSSLTQLKRPLDDVASSQASNKRTRLNQPSMMDEDEMDLVPAPSTDANKILTSPFRGASILKGPSSLNKNAGSILKGASGFNQKLNFPTVKDQNDPNTKLRLSQMSQKSASQQTDDGRHTKHVSFNPSSFLPAEAELSQMTLSSSMKSSGERGDDESHESKIQRAMSRFASPQVHLVSSLPPSAAAVASSLKEYGIPDVIYQDAYYSKEKDVPGRMREYAGKEFRLEGNTLPFLPEFDPTGTAPASYGLRFETFDKIAVELRYERQRKKCSLRSWELANPPPAYEEVEEWWAEKQRRANSTDRSMIPSTPRQYQSQIDGPTPKNKHGFKYTPGKKSTSVQHEVQYMSTMSLEVHVNTRGKFVPNPEEDEVQCVFWAIKSDGTASGSQDSAGVQTGILLLSNDAEFTQRVQRQTNAEVIEENSELDLMVRMVEIVRNHDPDILTGYEVHGSSWGYLIERARLKYDYNLCDEFSRMKTESHGRFGKENDRWGFNTTSTIRVTGRHMVNVWRAMRGELNLLQYTMENVVWHLLHRRIPHYSWQSLTTWYKGGKHRELNRMLRYYQNRTKIDLEILDANELISRTSEQARLLGVDFFSVFSRGSQFKVESIMFRIAKPENFLLVSPNRKQVGGQNALECLPLVMEPQSAFYNSPLLVLDFQSLYPSVMIAYNYCYSTFLGRVTDWRGINKMGFTEYKRQKGLLALLEDYINIAPNGMMYAKAEIRKSLLAKMLTEILETRVMVKSGMKQDKDDKTLQQLLNNRQLALKLLANVTYGYTSASFSGRMPCSEIADSIVQTGRETLERAIAYIHSVEKWGAEVVYGDTDSLFIYLKGRTKDEAFDIGNEISKAITEMNPRPIKLKFEKVYHPCVLLAKKRYVGYKYESKDQVKPEFDAKGIETVRRDGTPAEQKIEEKALRLLFETADLTQVKDYFQKQCQKIMRNNVSVQDFCFAKEVRLGTYSDKGTAPAGALISTKRMLQDARAEPQYGERVPYVVITGAPGARLIDRCVAPEELLSNPHWQLDAEYYISKNLIPPLERIFNLVGANVRQWYDEMPKVQRIYHATTLGKKKTTLESYMRSTNCLVCGLKFSQEDNALCPSCRKNVPSSLLTLQTRLTTEERRLQEVLSLCRSCSGLGPIEDVQCDSKDCPVFWTRMRQASKTKGQRTTSQPVIQSLVDSVEKLSLEW; this is translated from the exons ATGGACTTATTCCGGGTCAGACTAAATTGTATCGATCACTATCAAGCAACACCCTCGCGATATGACCCCCAGCTTCGTAACGACATTCGCCCCTCTCAGATATCCAAAGGACCCAGAGTCCCTGTTGTTCGCGTGTTTGGATCTACTGAGACGGGACAAAAAGTATGCGCTCATATCCACGGCGCATTCCCGTACTTGTACGTGGAATATGAAGGTGGCTTAAGTCCTGATGAAG TCGGTGCTTATATATATCGATTTCATCTATCCATAGATCATGCGTTAGCAGTCAGCTATCGACGAGATCAGAAAGGTGACAGTGCGAGGTTCGTGGCAAGGATCACGCTTGTCAAGGGTGTCCCCTTCTATGGCTTTCACGTGGGATATCGCTTCTTCCTGAAGATTTACATGTTCAATCCCATTGTCATGACGAGATTGGcggatcttcttcagcaagGCGTGATTATGAAGAACAAGTTTCAGCCATACGAAGCACATCTTCAGTACCTTCTTCAATTCATGACAGACTTCAACTTGTATGGGTGCGATTATCTGGATGCATCCATTACTCGGTTTCGATCTCCGGTCCCAGAATACGAACAGGGGTCGAATTCATCCCACAAATGGCACAGTCGATCAATCTCTATGAATCACATTACCGACGAAACCACGCTCCCTCGAAGTAGCCACTGCTCGATAGAAGTAGATATATGTGTACAGGATATTATAAACCGACACAAGGTCAAGGAAaggcctcttcatcatgactttACGGAAAGAACCAATCCCCTCCCTGCAGACATGAAGCTGGTCTACAGTATGGCTGGACTGTGGAAAGATGAGACGAAGAGACGCAAACGAAAGATGCAAGATCCGACTGAGGGGAGCAGTCCATTTCCACCAGAAGTCCTTGTATCGATGTCAGCCAACGCTCGTGACTCTCAACCGCAAGGCTGGCTTCATGAGGAAGAATTCAGGACTGAGATCCGAAAGCTCATCTCTGAAGAGAAACTCAGTGGCGACTCGGAAGAGCTTACTTTTGAGAAGTTTGCAAAGCCGCATCCATACGAAGAGCATGTCAATACTACTTTGGAGTCAGTTGAAGACCTCTTCCCATCGAAACTTGCACCAGCTTTAGGATTGCCCTTAGGTGTGGAGATGGAACAAGATTTACGAAGCAGTattgttgtcgatgagggGAAAGTACGTCAGGCTGGAGAGGCACACAATGACTTTTATCCTGAAGAttccgatgaagatgccattgCGGCGCTCGTGGCAATAGAGAAGGCAGCCGCAAAAGTTTCTAGGGGGCCAACAAACCAACTACcggaagaagatcttgagctAGCGGCGGCTCTCAACATTAGTCCCGACAAATTTGATAAAAAGACATTCTGGAAGTCGGCCCTTGGGGTTTGTCAAAGTGGTCTGGTGACTGGCGAACTTCCTGACCTCCCAGTAAACCAAGAGTTGCTTGATTATGCAGAGAACGAAGGGTTTATCGGACGGACGGAGAAAACACCGACTATCACCTTGTCCAGCTTGACCCAGCTGAAGCGACCCCTGGATGATGTTGCATCTTCTCAGGCGTCGAACAAGAGGACAAGACTCAATCAACCGTCGATGATGGACGAAGATGAAATGGACTTGGTTCCCGCTCCTTCAACGGACGCCAACAAGATTCTCACCTCCCCCTTCAGAGGGgcttccattctcaaaggTCCTTCATCACTTAACAAAAACGCCGGTTCTATACTGAAAGGTGCTTCCGGCTTCAACCAAAAGCTAAATTTTCCTACTGTCAAAGATCAGAATGATCCGaacaccaagcttcgtcTCAGTCAGATGAGCCAGAAGTCTGCTTCTCAGCAGACCGATGATGGTCGTCACACTAAGCACGTTTCGTTTAATCCCAGTAGTTTTCTCCCTGCTGAAGCAGAGTTGTCTCAAATGACTCTGTCATCTTCCATGAAATCATCTGGAGAACGAGGAGACGACGAAAGTCATGAATCGAAAATCCAGAGAGCCATGAGTCGATTCGCCAGCCCGCAAGTGCACTTGGTTTCTTCTCTACCCCCTTCTGCGGCAGCTGTGGCTTCCTCTTTGAAAGAATACGGGATTCCTGATGTGATCTATCAAGATGCTTATTACAGTAAGGAAAAGGATGTCCCTGGACGGATGCGAGAATATGCCGGGAAAGAGTTTCGACTGGAGGGCAACACACTGCCTTTTCTGCCTGAATTTGACCCAACAGGGACAGCTCCAGCCAGCTACGGGCTCAGATTTGAGACCTTTGACAAGATTGCTGTAGAACTTAGGTATGAGCgacagaggaagaaatgCTCGTTGAGGAGCTGGGAGCTTGCAAATCCCCCGCCCGCGtatgaagaagtcgaggagtGGTGGGCAGAAAAGCAACGCAGAGCAAATTCAACGGACAGGTCTATGATACCATCTACTCCCAGGCAATATCAATCTCAGATCGATGGGCCCACACCGAAGAACAAGCACGGATTCAAGTACACCCCAGGCAAGAAATCAACCAGTGTCCAGCATGAGGTGCAATACATGAGCacgatgagcttggaggtTCACGTAAACACCAGAGGGAAGTTTGTGCCGAatcctgaggaagatgaagttcaGTGCGTGTTCTGGGCGATCAAGTCTGATGGAACTGCTTCCGGCAGTCAAGATTCAGCTGGTGTCCAAACAGGTATTCTACTGTTGTCAAATGACGCCGAGTTTACTCAGCGTGTCCAACGACAGACGAATGCCGAGGTCATCGAAGAAAACTCGGAACTGGATCTTATGGTTCGAATGGTCGAAATCGTAAGAAATCATGATCCCGATATCCTTACCGGTTACGAAGTGCATGGTAGTTCCTGGGGTTACTTGATCGAGAGAGCACGACTGAAGTATGATTACAACCTTTGTGATGAGTTTTCTCGTATGAAGACCGAGTCACACGGCAggtttggcaaagagaatgACCGTTGGGGTTTCAATACCACATCCACTATTCGGGTTACCGGCCGACATATGGTGAACGTCTGGAGGGCAATGCGAGGAGAgctcaatcttcttcaatACACCATGGAGAACGTAGTCTGGCACCTACTCCATCGAAGAATACCCCATTACTCTTGGCAGTCTTTAACAACTTGGTATAAGGGCGGCAAGCATAGGGAGCTCAAcaggatgttgagatactACCAAAACCGTACAAAGATCGAtcttgagattctggacGCCAACGAACTGATTTCGAGGACCAGCGAGCAGGCGCGACTTCTGGGCGTGGACTTCTTCTCAGTTTTCTCGCGAGGATCACAGTTCAAGGTAGAGTCGATCATGTTCAGAATTGCCAAACCAGAGAACTTCCTACTAGTTTCACCGAATCGCAAGCAGGTCGGTGGTCAGAATGCTCTGGAGTGTTTACCACTTGTCATGGAGCCACAAAGCGCTTTCTATAATAGTcctcttctggttcttgactTCCAGAGTTTATACCCGAGTGTCATGATCGCTTACAACTACTGCTATTCAACCTTCTTGGGACGAGTCACCGACTGGAGGGGTATAAACAAGATGGGGTTTACTGAGTACAAACGCCAGAAAGgtctccttgcccttctggAGGACTACATCAACATTGCTCCGAATGGTATGATGTATGCAAAGGCGGAAATCCGCAAGTCACTTCTAGCTAAGATGCTGACTGAGATACTGGAAACTCGAGTCATGGTGAAGAGTGGcatgaagcaagacaaggaTGATAAAACCTtgcagcagcttctcaacaataGACAGCTTGCTCTCAAACTGCTCGCCAACGTCACTTATGGTTACACTTCAGCGTCATTCTCTGGGCGTATGCCATGCTCCGAGATTGCAGACAGCATTGTACAAACCGGCAGAGAAACTCTCGAACGAGCGATTGCTTATATCCACTCTGTTGAGAAATGGGGCGCTGAAGTCGTCTATGGCGATACtgacagtctcttcatctaTTTGAAGGGCCGAACAAAAGATGAGGCTTTCGATATTGGTAATGAGATTTCCAAGGCAATTACCGAAATGAATCCTCGACCCATCAAACTCAAATTTGAGAAAGTGTATCATCCCTGTGTTCTGCTCGCCAAGAAACGTTATGTCGGTTACAAATACGAGAGCAAAGACCAGGTGAAGCCCGAGTTCGATGCCAAGGGAATAGAGACCGTCCGTCGTGACGGTACACCCGCAGAGCAGAAGATCGAGGAAAAAGCCCTTCGTCTACTGTTTGAGACTGCAGATCTCACTCAGGTCAAGGATTACTTCCAAAAGCAATGTCAGAAGATCATGCGCAACAATGTTTCGGTGCAAGACTTTTGCTTTGCCAAAGAAGTGCGCCTGGGCACATACTCGGACAAAGGTACAGCACCTGCAGGAGCTCTTATCAGCACCAAGCGTATGCTTCAGGATGCTCGCGCAGAACCGCAATATGGTGAGAGAGTTCCATACGTCGTTATCACTGGTGCTCCAGGAGCGCGGCTCATTGACCGATGCGTTGCGCCTGAGGAACTTTTGAGTAACCCTCACTGGCAGCTCGATGCCGAATACTATATCTCGAAGAATTTGATTCCTCCTCTGGAGCGTATCTTCAACCTTGTGGGTGCAAACGTACGCCAGTGGTACGACGAGATGCCCAAGGTGCAGCGTATTTACCATGCAACTACGCTcggaaagaagaagacgaccCTCGAATCATACATGAGATCCACAAATTGCCTCGTTTGTGGGCTCAAGTTCTCTCAGGAAGATAATGCTCTTTGTCCATCCTGTCGCAAGAACGttccctcatctcttcttACACTCCAGACACGGCTCACAACCGAGGAGCGTCGTCTTCAAGAAGTACTCTCACTCTGTCGCAGCTGTTCTGGCCTCGGACCTATTGAGGACGTTCAGTGTGATAGCAAGGATTGTCCTGTGTTTTGGACACGCATGAGGCAGGCAAGCAAGACGAAGGGACAGCGCACTACAAGTCAACCTGTGATACAGTCGTTGGTGGACAGTGTGGAGAAACTGTCATTGGAGTGGTGA
- a CDS encoding 50S ribosomal protein L21e — protein MGHSYGKRAGTRYAFSRDFRKKGMIALNTYLRQYRVGDIVDIKANGAVQKGMPFKVYHGKTGVIYNVTKSAVGVIIYKQVKHRYIEKRINVRIEHIQQSRSREDFLKRVKANAEAKKEAKANGTVVQVKRQPAGPREAHTLSLADNPPQTVTPLPYETTI, from the exons ATGGGTCACTCCTACGGAAAGAGAGCGGGCACCCGC TATGCCTTCAGCCGGGACTTCCGCAAGAAGGGTATGATTGCCCTGAACACCTATCTCCGACAGTACCGCGTTGGTGATATCGTCGACATCAAGGCGAACGGTGCCGTCCAGAAGGG CATGCCCTTCAAGGTGTACCACGGCAAGACTGGTGTCATCTACAACGTCACCAAGTCTGCTGTCGGTGTCATCATCTACAAGCAGGTGAAGCACCGATACATCGAGAAGCGAATCAACGTCCGAATCGAGCACATCCAGCAGTCCCGATCTCGTGAGGACTTCCTCAAGCGAGTCAAGGCCAAcgccgaggccaagaaggaggccaaggccaacggTACCGTCGTCCAGGTCAAGCGTCAGCCCGCTGGACCCCGTGAGGCTCACACACTGTCGCTCGCCGACAACCCTCCTCAGACCGTCACCCCTCTCCCCTACGAGACTACGATCTAA
- a CDS encoding pre-mRNA-splicing factor SLU7, translating to MPTAPAKPPPPNTGPGGAGAALKEENIYIPSFISKRPFYAGEEGDENDYLQHQRREEKNDKSQWYDRGRKAGPAATKYRKGACENCGAMTHKKKDCLSRPRAKGAKWTGKDIQADEVIQDVNMGWDAKRDRWNGYDAKEYRSVVDEFNQMEELRKQATKDGNADEETEEGDKYAEENDMSKHQSTATRQLRIREDTAKYLLNLDLESAKYDPKTRSLVDAGATADKAADAFAEEGFMRSSGDAGAFENAQRYAWEAQEKSGNTSQHLQANPTAGEFYRKKELEEAEAKRAEREKLLLEKYGGDQKAMPAALRNMAITESETFVEYDETGLIKGAPKKAAKSKYAEDVLINNHNSVWGSWWSNFKWGYACCHSFIKNSYCTGDEGKLAWEAAERQRTGANLVNDDEEETEKPSKEEAEKNKEEEQPRKRTREEMMNGVTEEEMDEYRRKRTVTNDPMAKLLGKDELLS from the coding sequence ATGCCTACTGCCCCCGCAAAACCACCGCCCCCAAATACCGGCCCTGGAGGCGCTGGTGCCGCTCTGAAGGAAGAGAACATCTACATTCCATCTTTCATCAGTAAACGCCCGTTTTATGCCGGTGAAGAGGGCGATGAGAATGACTACCTCCAGCATCAGCGTcgcgaagagaagaacgacaAGTCACAATGGTACGATCGAGGTAGAAAGGCCGGCCCAGCGGCTACCAAGTATCGCAAAGGTGCTTGCGAAAACTGCGGCGCCATGACAcacaagaagaaagactGCCTGAGTCGACCACGAGCCAAAGGGGCAAAATGGACAGGCAAGGATATTCAAGCCGATGAGGTGATTCAAGATGTCAACATGGGATGGGACGCTAAGCGCGACCGTTGGAATGGATATGATGCAAAGGAGTATCGCAGTGTGGTCGATGAGTTCAACCAGATGGAGGAGCTACGCAAGCAGGCCACCAAGGACGGAAatgccgatgaagagacagaagaaggcgaCAAGTACGCGGAGGAGAATGATATGAGCAAACATCAGAGCACAGCAACACGACAGCTGCGAATACGAGAGGACACTGCCAAGTATCTCTTGAACCTCGATCTAGAATCTGCCAAGTACGATCCGAAAACACGGTCACTGGTCGATGCAGGTGCAACGGCGGACAAGGCGGCAGATGCGTTCGCGGAAGAGGGTTTCATGCGATCCTCAGGCGATGCTGGCGCATTCGAGAATGCTCAGCGATATGCTTGGGAGGCTCAAGAAAAGTCTGGTAACACTAGCCAGCATCTGCAAGCAAACCCCACAGCAGGAGAGTTCTATCGAaagaaggagctggaggaggcagaggcaAAACGTGCGGAACGAGAGAAGCTACTGCTCGAGAAGTACGGTGGAGATCAGAAGGCTATGCCAGCTGCTTTGCGCAACATGGCCATCACCGAATCCGAGACGTTTGTTGAGTACGATGAGACTGGTTTGATCAAGGGTGCGCCCAAGAAGGCGGCCAAATCCAAGTACGCTGAAgatgttctcatcaacaatcataATTCAGTATGGGGAAGCTGGTGGTCCAATTTCAAATGGGGCTACGCTTGCTGTCATTCGTTCATCAAAAACAGCTACTGTACTGGTGACGAAGGAAAATTGGCATGGGAGGCGGCTGAGCGTCAACGAACTGGAGCGAACCTGgtcaatgacgatgaagaggagacagAAAAACCTTCaaaggaggaggcagagaagaacaaagaggaagagcagccGCGCAAACGGACGAGAGAAGAAATGATGAATGGTGtgacagaagaggaaatgGATGAGTATAGGAGGAAACGGACGGTGACGAACGACCCAATGGCAAAGCTGCTGGGCAAGGATGAACTTTTATCATAG
- a CDS encoding autophagy-like protein 3: MNYIYSTVNTIRDRYTPVSHKSTFRQTGQITPEEFLAAGDYLVYKFPTWSWGDADSPEQRVSHLPPGKQFLVTRNVPCHRRLNDDFAGDAGHEEALVNDGDDFKGATGDDDDGWLRTGGLASSQPLKVKEVRTVDDSGNVGDREVVEDDDEIPDMEDEDDDEAIIRDPGADSKNSAHRTYTLYIMYSPYYRTPRLYLSGYLASGQPLPPNDMTEDIVGDYKDKTVTLEDFPFFANNIKMASVHPCKHASVMKTLLDRADAALRLRREKLRAGNNQTPSGMEGLVDEIGKLDVKGAQEAADKDEWEEVQETEIDDQEVAIRVDQYLVVFLKFMASVTPGIEHDFTMGV, from the exons ATGAATTACATCTACTCCACAGTCAACACCATACGGGATCGTTATACACCCGTCTCTCACAAGTCAACCTTCCGCCAGACCGGTCAAATCACACCTGAAGAGTTCCTCGCTGCGGGCGACTACCTTGTGTACAAGTTCCCGACCTGGTCTTGGGGCGATGCAGACTCTCCTGAGCAGCGAGTGAGCCATCTTCCTCCCGGAAAGCAGTTCCTCGTCACACGCAACGTTCCTTGCCACCGACGCCTGAACGATGACTTTGCAGGCGACGCTGGCCATGAGGAAGCTCTCGTCAACGACGGCGACGACTTCAAGGGCGCTActggcgacgatgatgatggttggcTGAGGACCGGTGGTCTGGCTAGTTCCCAGCCGCTGAAGGTCAAGGAGGTGAGGACGGTGGATGACTCCGGAAATGTCGGTGATCGAGAGGttgtcgaggatgatgatgaaatcCCTGAcatggaggatgaagacgacgacgaggctATTATTCGCGATCCTGGCGCTGATTCCAAGAACAG CGCTCACCGTACATACACGCTCTACATCATGTACTCCCCCTACTACCGAACACCCCGTCTGTATCTCTCAGGCTATCTCGCCAGCGGCCAGCCGCTCCCCCCTAATGATATGACAGAGGACATCGTCGGTGActacaaagacaagacagtGACACTTGAGGACTTCCCCTTCTtcgccaacaacatcaagatggcctCTGTGCATCCCTGTAAGCACGCCTCAGTCATGAAGACACTACTCGACCGTGCCGATGCGGCTCTTCGCCTGCGCCGTGAGAAGCTCCGTGCCGGCAACAACCAGACACCGTCTGGTATGGAGGGTCTGGTAGACGAGATTGGAAAGTTGGATGTCAAGGGCGCTCAAGAGGCAGCGGACAAGGATGAGTGGGAGGAGGTCCAGGAGACCGAGATCGATGATCAAGAGGTTGCTATTCGAGTGGATCAGTACCTAGTTGTATTCCTCAAG TTCATGGCCAGTGTGACACCTGGTATCGAACACGATTTCACCATGGGCGTCTAA